A window of Lepidochelys kempii isolate rLepKem1 chromosome 1, rLepKem1.hap2, whole genome shotgun sequence contains these coding sequences:
- the ZIC5 gene encoding zinc finger protein ZIC 5: MFLKAGRGKKITTVSVDGLDCVVMEPPLSKRNPTLRLADLAAAQPHPHQTMTGFPGLGSHHVHSHPAAHLHPGEMGSDPGVALTPFGPEHMAQASVLKLSPAQPLAAHPEAQTAAAFASPAAQSAAAAAAAAVSSYPAGAAPPAPHPGYAASSAGTSSARDFILRRELPGAAMHGALGEPHPAASSPHPHPHHGVFISAAGTYGPSDGAAAHPVFPALHEQPAPGGHHPLNGQMRLGLAAAELYGRAEPYGAASSLHGYGSLGLNVSLAAASHGHHPAPHHHHPGAAAAAFLRYMRQPIKQELICKWLEQEPPQPPPPPPPPPSAAGKPCSKTFSTMHELVNHVTVEHVGGPEQSSHVCYWEECPREGKPFKAKYKLINHIRVHTGEKPFPCPFPGCGKVFARSENLKIHKRTHTGEKPFKCEFDGCDRKFANSSDRKKHSHVHTSDKPYYCKVRGCDKSYTHPSSLRKHMKIHCKSPPLSPTPGSHGYQSAGTPLGAPLSPAQDSARGRSANLSPQVTNLNEWYVCQASGASNNLHTPSSNVTSSGSEDEEAYRNSDTRTIH; encoded by the exons ATGTTTTTGAAGGCgggcagagggaaaaaaataacaacagTGAGTGTAGATGGGCTGGATTGTGTAGTTATGGAGCCCCCTTTGAGCAAGAGGAACCCGACACTGAGATTAGCGGATTTGGCAGCGGCTCAGCCCCATCCTCATCAGACCATGACAGGCTTCCCGGGGCTGGGGAGCCACCACGTCCACTCCCACCCCGCCGCTCACCTCCACCCTGGGGAGATGGGGAGTGACCCCGGCGTGGCCCTCACGCCATTCGGACCCGAGCACATGGCCCAAGCGAGCGTCCTCAAACTCAGCCCCGCGCAGCCTCTCGCGGCGCATCCCGAGGCGCAGACAGCGGCCGCCTTTGCCTCGCCGGCGGCCCagagcgccgccgccgccgccgccgccgcggtcAGCAGCTACCCGGCCGGCGCGGCTCCCCCGGCTCCCCACCCGGGCTACGCCGCCAGCAGCGCCGGCACCAGCAGCGCCAGGGACTTCATCCTGCGGAGGGAGCTGCCCGGCGCGGCCATGCACGGGGCGCTGGGGGAGCCGCACCCCGcggccagctccccccacccgcacccccaccACGGCGTGTTCATCTCCGCCGCCGGCACCTACGGCCCGTCGGACGGGGCCGCGGCCCACCCGGTCTTCCCGGCGCTGCACGAGCAGCCGGCCCCCGGCGGGCACCACCCGCTGAACGGCCAGATGCGCCTGGGGCTGGCGGCCGCGGAGCTGTACGGCCGGGCCGAGCCCTACGGGGCCGCCTCCTCGCTGCACGGCTACGGCTCCCTGGGCTTGAACGTCAGCCTGGCGGCGGCCAGCCACGGCCACCACccggccccccaccaccaccacccgggggcggcggcggcggccttCCTCCGGTACATGCGGCAGCCCATCAAGCAGGAGCTCATCTGCaagtggctggagcaggagccgccgcagccgccgccgccgccgccgccgccgcccagcGCCGCCGGGAAGCCCTGCTCGAAAACTTTCAGCACCATGCACGAGCTGGTGAACCATGTCACCGTGGAGCACGTCGGCGGGCCGGAGCAGAGCAGCCACGTGTGCTACTGGGAGGAGTGTCCCCGGGAAGGGAAACCTTTCAAGGCCAAGTACAAACTGATCAACCACATCCGCGTGCACACCGGGGAGaagcccttcccctgccccttcccgggCTGCGGCAAGGTCTTCGCCCGCTCCGAGAACCTCAAGATTCACAAGCGCACTCATACAG GAGAGAAGCCTTTTAAATGCGAATTTGATGGCTGCGACAGGAAGTTTGCCAATAGCAGTGACAGAAAGAAACACTCCCACGTCCACACGAGTGATAAGCCATATTACTGCAAAGTCAGAGGCTGTGATAAATCTTACACGCATCCCAGCTCTTTAAGAAAACACATGAAGATACACTGCAAGTCTCCACCACTTTCTCCTACCCCTGGATCTCACGGTTATCAGTCTGCAGGAACCCCCCTAGGTgctcccctgtcccctgcccaggactcagCCAGGGGCCGCTCTGCCAATCTTTCCCCTCAGGTCACCAACCTCAATGAGTGGTACGTCTGTCAGGCCAGTGGGGCTTCTAATAACCTTCATACACCTTCCAGCAATGTAACATCGTCTGGATCTGAAGATGAAGAGGCTTATAGAAACTCTGATACCAGAACTATCCATTag
- the ZIC2 gene encoding zinc finger protein ZIC 2: MLLDAGPQFPAIGVGTFARHHHSAAAEMQDRELSLAAQNTFVDSAAHMGAFKLNPGAHDLSPGQSSAFTSQAPGYPAAALGPHAAHVSSYSGAPFNSTRDFLFRSRGFGDSSPAGGQHGIFGPAAGTLHHPHTDAQSHILFPAIHDQHGPHASQNVLNGQMRLGLPGEVFARSDQYRQVSSPRTDPYSAAQLHNQYGPMNMNMGMNMAAHHHHHPGAFFRYMRQQCIKQELICKWIDPEQLSNPKKSCNKTFSTMHELVTHVSVEHVGGPEQSNHICYWEECPREGKPFKAKYKLVNHIRVHTGEKPFPCPFPGCGKVFARSENLKIHKRTHTGEKPFQCEFEGCDRRFANSSDRKKHMHVHTSDKPYLCKMCDKSYTHPSSLRKHMKVHESSPQGSESSPAASSGYESSTPPGLVSPSAETQSTTNLSPAAAAAAAAAAVSAVHRGSGGGGGSGSGAGGGGGASGSHSGLSSNFNEWYV, from the exons ATGCTGCTGGACGCCGGACCCCAGTTCCCTGCCATTGGAGTGGGCACTTTCGCTCGGCACCATCACTCGGCCGCCGCCGAGATGCAGGACCGGGAGCTGAGCCTGGCGGCGCAGAACACCTTTGTGGACTCGGCAGCCCACATGGGGGCTTTTAAACTCAACCCCGGGGCCCACGATCTGTCCCCCGGCCAGAGCTCGGCTTTCACCTCGCAGGCTCCCGGCTACCCGGCGGCAGCGTTGGGTCCCCATGCCGCCCACGTCAGCTCCTATTCCGGGGCGCCTTTCAACTCCACCCGGGACTTCTTGTTTCGCAGCCGGGGCTTTGGGGACTCGTCTCCGGCCGGCGGCCAGCACGGGATCTTTGGCCCTGCGGCCGGGACCCTCCATCACCCGCACACGGACGCTCAGAGCCACATCCTCTTCCCCGCCATTCACGACCAGCACGGCCCCCACGCCTCCCAAAATGTCCTGAACGGGCAGATGCGCCTCGGTTTGCCCGGGGAGGTCTTCGCCCGATCGGATCAATACCGCCAGGTCTCtagccccaggactgatccctatTCGGCGGCTCAGCTGCACAACCAGTATGGCCCCATGAATATGAATATGGGCATGAACATGGCagcccaccaccatcaccacccagGTGCCTTTTTTCGATACATGAGACAACAGTGCATCAAGCAAGAGCTGATCTGCAAGTGGATCGACCCCGAGCAGCTGAGCAACCCCAAAAAGAGCTGCAATAAAACTTTTAGCACCATGCACGAGCTGGTCACCCACGTCTCGGTGGAGCACGTTGGGGGACCCGAGCAGAGCAACCATATCTGTTATTGGGAGGAGTGTCCCCGGGAAGGCAAACCTTTCAAAGCCAAATACAAACTGGTCAATCATATCCGAGTGCACACGGGAGAGAAGCCGTTCCCCTGTCCTTTTCCTGGCTGTGGGAAAGTTTTCGCCAGATCAGAAAACCTAAAAATCCACAAAAGGACACACACAG GAGAAAAGcctttccagtgtgaatttgaaGGCTGTGACAGACGTTTTGCCAACAGCAGCGATAGGAAGAAGCACATGCATGTCCACACTTCAGATAAGCCCTATCTGTGCAAAATGTGCGACAAATCCTACACCCACCCCAGCTCTCTGCGGAAGCACATGAAG GTCCATGAATCTTCCCCTCAAGGCTCCGAATCGTCCCCGGCTGCCAGCTCGGGCTATGAGTCCTCCACCCCCCCGGGCCTGGTGTCCCCCAGCGCCGAGACTCAGAGCACCACCAACCTGtccccggcggcggcggctgcagcGGCGGCGGCCGCGGTGTCTGCGGTGCACAGAGGCAGCGGCGGTGGGGGAGGCAGCGGCAGTGGAGCCGGCGGGGGTGGAGGAGCCAGCGGGAGCCACAGCGGCCTCTCCTCCAACTTCAACGAATGGTACGTGTAG